In the genome of Mytilus edulis chromosome 3, xbMytEdul2.2, whole genome shotgun sequence, one region contains:
- the LOC139514749 gene encoding serine/threonine-protein phosphatase 6 regulatory ankyrin repeat subunit C-like has protein sequence MASLSVEEENYVRMSLLSTGISPRAARTFFDSEFAPACLEATMKREYNKLFDLKKKHRINQSQWNLLCPRFPGVPDSKTFDVTLMILLLRNLTPITPPLCGFDHLPSAIETTPAADLARIKHYRNYLAHLDDGKLDTGFFNTAWSDITCAVDRLGGQQMKQECDHLKTKALDQTNQEIMMDIKHSNNEIRELKESFKSLIISHELLQKLHAEVKKSHEILQDDHRKVTQEIETIKTSQKDTVPWNIRAKNEQLLKTWKDSDDKMFVNTRAAEHIFKCIKENSCVTITANSGVGKTATLRHVALQMVEEYDVLVVTEPGDILRYYNPNKKTLFVVDDLCGNFSLDQSDIKCWEPILKDIRQNLEKKQTKVLAACRLQVYLDEKFNSLTTFKSCVCNMLSKNICLSKPEKELIAKLYLNAKASEISDFYDIYDCFPLLCKLYHDNPALIITDFFQNPFSIYEAEIHQFLKKGHHAKYCALALCVMFNNKLKEEMLTEELNEQTRAIIENTCEACRLDRGTSRLVLQDELDSLTHTFIKKESNVYKILHDKIFDFLAKIYGKNITYCLITNADSGLIKERFLLETKDNMDPFITVVPAKYHQMYIQRIIDEWSNRKLQDVFSNINMKIPQFRQKLLCYLKTLDISYQKQLANICDEHKSLCKNRYSYIFDDEDDDDDDDDDDDDDDDDDDDDDDDDDDDDDDDDDYTYETSLLHCCYLGDMSFVMWLLDRGVDCNKCDKNKESPVITTCQHGHTEIVEMLLDRGADYNKCDRYGESSVIKACKHGHIEIVKMLLDRGADYNKCGWYGESPVMKACENGHIEIVKMLLDRGADYNKCDRYGKSPVMKTCENGHKDIVKMLLARGTDYNNCDRYGESPVMKACKHGDIEIVKMLLDRGADYNTCDRYGESPVMQACKHGDIEIVKMLLDRGADYNKCDKDDSSPLLKASQHGHTDIVKMLLDRGADYNKCDRYGESPVMKACEHGHTEIVKMLLDRGADYNRYAWYCKSPVMKACENGHIEIVKMLLDRGADYNKCDADDSSSLLWASQHGHTYIVKMLLDRGAGNNKYGRYGESLVIKACKNGHIEIVKMLLDRGADYNKCEWHGESPVMKACENGHIEIVKMLLDRGADYNKYGRYDKSPVMKACENGHIEIVKMLLDRGADYNKCDADDSSPLMEASQHGHTEIVKMLLYREADYHECDRYGKSPVMKACENGHIEIVKMLLDRGVDYYKCDKDDRSLVMEASQHGYTYIVRMLLDRGADYNKCDRYGESPVMKACEHGHTEIVKMLLDRGADFNKYGRYGKSPVMKACEHGHIEIVKMLLDRGADYNKCDEYNSSPLLNASQHGHTDIVKMLLDRGADYNKFGWCGVSTIMKACEHGHTKIVKMLLDRGADYDKYGRYDNYMSPVMKACKNGHIEIVKMLLDRGAEYNKCDKHNSSLLMATSQHGHIEIVKMLLDRGADYTKCGLYGESPVMKACKHGHTEIVKILLDRGADYNKSDEYDKSPLLKASQHGHTDIVKMLLDRGADYNECDRYGESPVMTACENGHIEIVEMLLVRGADYNKCVCHGQSPVMKACENGHIEIVKMLLDRGADYNKCEWHGESPVMKACENGHIEIVKMLLDRGADYNKCEWHGESPVMKACENGHIEIVKMLLDRGADYNKCGWYGESHVMKACEHGRTEIVKMLLDRGPDYNKYGRYGKSPVMKACENGHIEIVKMLLVRGVDYNKCGWYDESHVMKACEHGHTEIVKMLFDRGPDYNKYGRYGKSPVMKACENGHIEIVKMLLDRGADYNKCDADDSSPLMEASQHGHTDIVKMLLDRGADYNKCDRYGESLVMKACGHGHIEIVKMLLDRGADYNKCDPDDRSPLMETSQHGHTDIVKMLLDRGADYNKCDRYGESPVIKACKHGHVEIVKMLLDRGADYNKDDNDGQSPVMMAC, from the exons ATGGCATCTCTTTCTGTAGAGGAAGAAAACTATGTTCGAATGAGTTTGTTATCAACTGGAATTTCTCCTCGTGCAGCAAGAACTTTCTTTGATAGTGAATTTGCTCCAGCATGTTTAGAAGCGACAATGAAAAGGGAGTATAACAAATTGTTTGACTTAAAAAAGAAGCATAGAATCAACCAATCACAGTGGAACCTTCTGTGCCCAAGATTTCCCG GTGTTCCAGATTCTAAAACATTCGACGTAACTTTGATGATACTGTTACTGAGGAATTTGACTCCAATCACCCCTCCTCTTTGTGGATTTGACCATTTACCTTCTGCAATAGAAACCACACCAGCTGCAGACTTAGCAAGAATCAAACACTACAGGAATTACCTGGCTCATCTGGATGATGGCAAACTAGACACAGGGTTCTTCAATACTGCATGGAGTGATATAACTTGT GCTGTTGATAGATTGGGTGGGCAGCAAATGAAGCAGGAGTGTGATCATCTGAAAACCAAAGCATTAGATCAAACCAATCAAGAAATAATGATGGACATCAAACATTCCAATAATGAAATCCGGGAACTAAAAGAATCATTTAAAAGTTTGATAATATCGCATGAATTACTGCAAAAACTCCATGCTGAAGTGAAGAAATCCCATGAGATATTACAGGATGACCATAGGAAAGTAACACAAGAGATAGAAACAATAAAAACCTCACAGAAGGATACTGTACCATGGAATATAAGAG CAAAAAATGAACAATTACTCAAAACTTGGAAGGATAGTGATGATAAGATGTTTGTTAACACAAGAGCTGCAGAgcatattttcaaatgtataaaggAAAACAGCTGTGTAACTATAACAGCCAATTCTGGTGTAGGGAAAACAGCAACACTGAGACATGTAGCTTTACAGATGGTAGAAGAATATGATGTACTTGTGGTCACAGAGCCAGGTGACATTCTGAGGTATTAcaatccaaataaaaaaacattgtttgttgTTGATGATTTATGTGGAAACTTTTCGCTGGACCAGAGTGACATTAAATGTTGGGAACCAATACTAAAGGATATAAGacaaaaccttgaaaaaaaacaaacaaaagttcTTGCAGCATGTCGGTTACAAGTGTACCTAGATGAAAAGTTTAATTCTTTGACAACTTTTAAGTCATGTGTATGTAACATGTTATCTAAAAACATTTGCTTGTCAAAACCGGAAAAAGAATTAATAGCTAAGTTGTATCTCAATGCAAAAGCCTCTGAGATAAGTGACTTTTATGATATTTATGACTGTTTTCCTCTTTTATGTAAATTGTACCATGATAATCCCGCACTTATTATTACAGATTTCTTTCAAAAtccattttcaatttatgaaGCAGAGATTCATCAGTTTCTAAAGAAAGGGCATCACGCTAAATACTGTGCTTTGGCTTTATGCGTCATGTTTAACAACAAATTAAAGGAAGAAATGTTAACAGAAGAGTTGAATGAACAAACTAGGGCTATTATAGAGAACACATGTGAGGCATGCAGATTAGACAGGGGAACATCACGACTTGTATTACAAGATGAACTTGACTCACTTACACATACATTCATAAAGAAAGAAAGCAATGTATACAAAATTTTACATGATAAGATATTTGACTTTCTTGCTAAGATATATGGCAAAAACATAACATATTGCTTGATAACGAATGCAGACAGTGGTTTAATCAAGGAACGATTCTTATTAGAAACAAAAGACAACATGGATCCGTTTATTACTGTAGTACCTGCAAAATATCATCAGATGTACATACAGAGAATAATTGATGAATGGTCAAATAGAAAATTACAAGATGTATTTAGTAACATCAATATGAAAATACCTCAGTTCAGGCAGAAATTGCTCTGCTATTTGAAAACACTAGATATATCTTACCAAAAACAACTGGCAAATATCTGTGATGAACATAAATCATTATGTAAAAACCGTTATTCGTATATATTTGATGAtgaggatgatgatgatgatgatgatgatgatgatgatgatgatgatgatgatgatgatgatgatgatgatgatgatgatgatgatgatgatgatgatgatgattataCCTATGAAACTTCTTTATTACATTGTTGTTATTTAGGTGATATGTCATTTGTCATGTGGTTGTTAGACAGAGGAGTAGACTGTaataaatgtgacaaaaataagGAGTCACCTGTAATTACAACTTGTCAACATGGTCATACCGAAATAGTAGAAatgttgttagacagaggagcAGACTATAATAAATGTGACAGGTATGGTGAGTCATCTGTAATAAAGGCTTGTAAACATGGTCATATAGAAATAGTTAAGatgttgttagacagaggagcAGACTATAATAAATGTGGATGGTATGGTGAGTCACCTGTAATGAAGGCTTGTGAAAATGGTCATATAGAAATAGTAAAAatgttgttagacagaggagcAGACTATAATAAATGTGACAGGTATGGTAAGTCACCTGTAATGAAGACTTGTGAAAATGGTCATAAAGATATAGTAAAAATGTTGTTAGCCAGAGGAACAGACTATAATAATTGTGACAGGTATGGTGAGTCACCTGTAATGAAGGCTTGTAAACATGGTGATATAGAAATAGTAAAGatgttgttagacagaggagcAGACTATAATACATGTGACCGGTATGGTGAGTCACCCGTAATGCAGGCTTGTAAACATGGTGATATAGAAATAGTAAAGatgttgttagacagaggagcAGACTATAATAAATGTGATAAAGATGACAGTTCACCTTTACTGAAGGCTAGTCAACATGGTCATACAGATATAGTTAAAatgttgttagacagaggagcAGACTATAATAAATGTGACAGGTATGGTGAGTCACCTGTAATGAAGGCTTGTGAAcatggtcatacagaaatagtGAAGATGTTGTTAGATAGAGGAGCAGACTATAATAGATATGCATGGTATTGTAAATCACCTGTAATGAAGGCTTGTGAAAATGGTCACATAGAAATAGTAAAGatgttgttagacagaggagcAGACTATAATAAATGTGATGCAGATGACAGTTCGTCTTTACTGTGGGCTAGTCAACATGGTCATACATATATAGTAAAGatgttgttagacagaggagcAGGCAATAATAAATATGGAAGGTATGGTGAGTCACTTGTAATAAAGGCTTGTAAAAATGGTCATATAGAAATTGTAAAGatgttgttagacagaggagcagattataataaatgtgaaTGGCATGGTGAGTCACCTGTAATGAAGGCTTGTGAAAATGGTCATATAGAAATAGTAAAGatgttgttagacagaggagcAGACTATAATAAATATGGAAGGTATGATAAGTCACCTGTAATGAAGGCTTGTGAAAATGGTCATATAGAAATAGTAAAGatgttgttagacagaggagcAGACTATAATAAATGTGATGCAGATGACAGTTCACCTTTAATGGAGGCTAGTCAACATGGCCATACAGAAATAGTTAAGATGTTGCTATACAGAGAAGCAGACTATCATGAATGTGACAGGTATGGTAAGTCACCTGTAATGAAGGCTTGTGAAAATGGTCATATAGAAATAGTAAAGatgttgttagacagaggagTAGACTATTATAAATGTGATAAAGATGACAGATCACTTGTAATGGAGGCTAGTCAACATGGTTATACATATATAGTTaggatgttgttagacagaggagcAGACTATAATAAATGTGACAGGTATGGTGAGTCACCTGTAATGAAGGCTTGTGAAcatggtcatacagaaatagtaaagatgttgttagacagaggagcAGACTTTAATAAATATGGAAGGTATGGTAAGTCACCTGTAATGAAGGCTTGTGAACATGGTCATATAGAAATAGTAAAGatgttgttagacagaggagcAGACTATAATAAATGTGATGAATATAACAGTTCACCTTTACTGAATGCTAGTCAACATGGTCATACAGATATAGTAAAGatgttgttagacagaggagcAGACTATAATAAATTTGGATGGTGTGGTGTGTCAACTATAATGAAGGCTTGTGAACATGGTCATACAAAAATAGTAAAGatgttgttagacagaggagcAGACTATGATAAATATGGAAGGTATGATAATTATATGTCACCTGTAATGAAGGCTTGTAAAAATGGTCATATAGAAATAGTAAAGatgttgttagacagaggagcAGAGTATAATAAATGTGATAAACATAACAGTTCACTTTTAATGGCGACTAGTCAACATGGTCATATAGAAATAGTAAAGatgttgttagacagaggagcAGACTATACTAAATGTGGATTGTATGGTGAGTCACCTGTAATGAAGGCTTGTAAAcatggtcatacagaaatagtaaagatATTGTTAGACAGAGGAGCAGACTATAATAAAAGTGATGAATATGACAAATCACCTTTACTGAAGGCTAGTCAACATGGTCATACAGATATAGTTAAGatgttgttagacagaggagcAGACTATAATGAATGTGACAGGTATGGTGAGTCACCTGTAATGACGGCTTGTGAAAATGGTCATATAGAAATTGTAGAGATGTTGTTAGTCAGAGGAGCAGACTATAACAAATGTGTATGCCATGGTCAGTCACCTGTAATGAAGGCTTGTGAAAATGGTCATATAGAAATAGTAAAGatgttgttagacagaggagcAGACTATAATAAATGTGAATGGCATGGTGAGTCACCTGTAATGAAGGCTTGTGAAAATGGTCATATAGAAATAGTAAAGatgttgttagacagaggagcAGACTATAATAAATGTGAATGGCATGGTGAGTCACCTGTAATGAAGGCTTGTGAAAATGGTCATATAGAAATAGTAAAGatgttgttagacagaggagcAGACTATAATAAATGTGGATGGTATGGTGAGTCACATGTAATGAAGGCTTGTGAACATGGTCGtacagaaatagtaaagatgTTGTTAGACAGAGGACCAGACTATAATAAATATGGAAGGTATGGTAAGTCACCTGTAATGAAGGCTTGTGAAAATGGTCATATAGAAATAGTAAAGATGTTGTTAGTCAGAGGAGTCGACTATAATAAATGTGGATGGTATGATGAGTCACATGTAATGAAGGCTTGTGAAcatggtcatacagaaatagtaaagatgTTGTTTGACAGAGGACCAGACTATAATAAATATGGAAGGTATGGTAAGTCACCTGTAATGAAGGCTTGTGAAAATGGTCATATAGAAATAGTAAAGatgttgttagacagaggagcAGACTATAATAAATGTGATGCAGATGACAGTTCACCTTTAATGGAGGCTAGTCAACATGGTCATACAGATATAGTAAAGatgttgttagacagaggagcAGACTATAATAAATGTGACAGGTATGGTGAGTCACTTGTAATGAAGGCTTGTGGACATGGTCATATAGAAATAGTAAAGatgttgttagacagaggagcAGACTATAATAAATGTGATCCAGATGACAGATCACCTTTAATGGAGACTAGTCAACATGGTCATACAGATATAGTTAAGatgttgttagacagaggagcAGACTATAATAAGTGTGACAGGTATGGTGAGTCACCTGTAATAAAGGCTTGTAAACATGGTCATGTAGAAATAGTAAAGatgttgttagacagaggagcAGACTATAATAAAGATGATAATGATGGTCAGTCACCTGTAATGATGGCTTGTTGA